The Clupea harengus chromosome 26, Ch_v2.0.2, whole genome shotgun sequence region TATCAGTCATGCCCTGGCATTTGGAATAAACTTGTTAATGTACGATTGCTTACAATTAGAGTGCACTATCTGTAGGTCTTCTAACCTATTCAGTGGCATTGTTGACTAAATTCATATCATACAAATGTGTTACAGTATGcgaaaaagtataaaaaaaatatttgattttatatattattttcataTTCGTATATCATCTTTTCTGTGTAATGTATTTTAAGTACCAATGAGAAAAGGTCAATGATACATATTATTATTGTGAAAGTGGAAGACTTGAATTCATTGTCCCATGTGAGCTAGACAGTGAATATTGTGTACTCTGATTTCTGTAATTCTGATGAAATCCTGTGTTTTGTGGAGCACTACTGTGTTTTAGCCCACTGCACCACCATAGAACCATACTTCCTCTCCATATAGACCACATGAaggaagagggaagaaggacgagttttttattattattattattattattattatttattgcagaaaaagaaacataaacacTATCATGATGTTAGCTTCAGACAAACATTTGCACGGTATTTCAGATTATCAGTTTAATGCCAATTTATAGTGATAGTGTAGTGTTTGTACAggtttttaatgcatttataaatatattGCCAAAATGCAACAGTTAAAGGCGTTAGATTACTTTGATCAGTTTCAGCACTCCTGActgtgtttgcaaggcaagtctgttggctgttagccagttagcatgctagttttagaagaaaaaaactgcCCTGTCTCGTAAGGGCATAGTCTACTGGACGCTTCCCATATTGTGCCCACACTCTGCGCCTATTCCTGTTCCCATGTTGAAGATGCTACGGAGAGCCCATCATGGGCAAAACCCCACTGAACCCATATAGAAGCTCCGTAAGTTAGCTCTCATGAAGGGCCCATGTCTTATAGTCGACCCACAGAAGCGAACATGGGCAATCCCACAGCACAGACATATGCTAATAGTCAACCTATACTGGGCCACATTGACTAATGATCCTGAGGGCCCATCATGGCCCATCCCACAATGGACCTGTGTGGGATTTCCATGGATGAGCCCTTGTGGACGATTCCACAGAGACCCCACTGGGGCTCCGTATAGAATTTGTATGACTCTGCCCACAGAAAATCTGAACTGGGCCCACATATACATGCTTGCTCTCTTAGTTCCATAACTTGTTGACATTTTGGCTCATATTTCTTAATGTGAACTGTTGTGCGGCTGTTCTTTTAAAGAAGGAAGGATACTGAGAGGATATGTTTCTGATTCTGGAAATAGATTATTTTGCCATATTGCATGAAAATAGTAGAGCAACAACAAGACAATGAGttattttcagtcattttattttccaGTAATATCAATATGACAGTGGTGATGCTCACAAGACATATACATATTCATCTGTCACATTGTGTTCTGTGACCAAGACGTCATGTGGTGGTACCAGACTGGGACAGCATCAGTTtgggtttggttctgtttggaagaggagagaattgTCAGAATTGGATTGCAGTACTCATCATTTCAGAAATCTCAAAGTTATATGATGTTTCACCATATCATACAGGAGGTCATACTCACAGCATCCATAGAGTTTGTTGATCCTCAGGATGTCAGTGGTGGAcattccctgtctctgtccaatTTGAACATTTGAGTTTGGAATTGGAGTGATTGTCTCCTTTCCATTCTGGACTGTGAACGCAGTTCTACAGAAGGAGATGTGGACAGTGATTTGTAAAAGTtttataaaacatattttttatgtAGTAATGCGAACAGGTAAAACAGCTCTTGGTGAATACGTTTTATTCAGTGGTTCCCATTTTCTTACCTCCCATAATGCATCACAGAAGAGTAGTCATATGGAGTGTTCAGGTTGTTGGTCTTTTGTTTCTGGAAGTTGTAAACCATTTCTGCCAAAACAAGGAGAAGGGTCTCAAGGTCTTCATTCATTTCAGTCGGTCTGAGTAAGAATTGAAGGTGGGGAATGCAGCTTACTTGGGTTGATGTAATTCCAGTTGATTTTCACATACTGGTCTCTGTCACTCCTGGTTTGCTCATGGTAGAAGCCCAGAGCATGGTTGAGTTCATGCTGGATGATGCCGTGGTAAACACAACCGCTCTTTTGGAGGGAGACCACCTGTTTGCCTCCTGTCCTCCCAAGGCTGGAGAAGCACCTGAGAAAGATGGGCGGAACAATGACAGCAACAGTTACAACAGGGTGTCATTAACTTATATTAGTGTATGTATTAATTACTGTAAGTTTGCTTTCATTTGTTCACAGAATTAGGATTTACAACCAGGATGTGTTTAATGACGTTATGTTACTAATtaccagtcagtcacacactaatCAGCATTAATGAATATTAGTAGTAATTCTGCAGGTAATGCCAAACTGGTATTCATTTAGTAGTGGTCTTCACTGGTGTCATTACATTGGATCTTTACATAAAAGTGTTACCAGCAAGATAATTAGTGTGGGATTTACATTTAAGGGAGAAAAGCTATGCTCCAGGAAGCAGGTGTATGTGGACGTAGACATTTTCAACACTCTACAGTCGACAAACTCACCCATCTCTGTTCTCAATGCTGATGTAGTCACTCTGAGTCGAGCGAGCAACAAACTGAATACAGGTTCTACCGTTgaaggttgccatggcattttGAATTTTCCTCTGATCAGCGGATGCtgaaaagcacaacaaacaTTAAGCACCAATGGGGGTgctttgaaatatatatattgcatattaaaaaaatacaacaaatacttACAAAACTGAGAGTTGACTGTGTAGGGGACCTCAACTTTCCCATTAGAAGACTTCTTCCATAAGCAGTTGTTGTTCCAGCAAGCCAGAGCATTCCTGGTTCTTGGCACAACAAGATCTCCTTCCATTAGAAACTCACTGGAAGCTGAAagatgaaatgtcatttttaaagTTATTCTAGTGACACTGTAAGTGTATGCAAACGATAATTTAAATGAAGCAGTTAAATAGTTTAAATAATGAGAAACAGACCATTATTGGTTGCCAGAATCTGTGTAGTTATGTCCACACTGTCAGGCTCCTCAAAGAAAATCTCATTTTCATCTCCGTCCTCCTAGAGACAGATAAAATCCAAAAGGTGAAGATGAAAcggtacaaacaaacaattactATTTAAAGATAGAGTTCTGAATATCTCAGGCATTCTTACCATGACAGGCAGAGCCTTGGACAGGCCAAGCAGCAGCACaagaagggagatggaggctCTGAGGTCCATGTTGCTTCAGTGTGTGGAGATGCTGTAGACGGCTCCTTCACTGGGGCTCGGTGTGTGAGACCCATCTCACCTGATCTTTTATACAGCcctccacaggtgtgtctgcagggggATTTAGGCCTGCTGTGAGGGTCAGGTGTCTAATGGAAGCTCTTATGGGAGGACACCACCACCTTTCCCAGAAATTCAACGACTGAACAAAGACATGATGGtgagtttatttgttttgatcacCTCGAAGATGGCGTTAGCCTCTGACAGTAGTGACATCTTGAAACATGGCCTTAACTGAGAGGTGTTGTTTGAAGACATGCAAGGGCAGCTTATAAAGAATAACTAGATATTATTACCAGAAAATATCTGCAGAGAAATTCTTACATCTTTTAAAATTTTGAAATACTCACAAAGATGTCCTCAGAAATCCAACCACTGCACTAAGGCATaatattctgtttatttgtcttcATCATCTCTTAAAATCTCTACATTTTTAGAGAAGTGTCAAAGTAAGGTGTGCCTTGgtagtcaaagacacacaaagccatgcTGCATTCATTTAAGAGATTATTACTGCAGACTAACTGTACTCAGGAAATGGAACCGTACCAATCAACAAGATTAGACTTAACCATCTCTTCTGATTAAATGATTTCAGACCCTTAAATGAGTGCAATGTCTTATATTAATAAGATGTAGAATAGATAGAAtagatagaaaagcctttattgtcattgtatttatacaacgaaattttgagtgcttctcctgttggtgtgacgagggacaacatataacacaacaacaacatataacataacaatactacaactatccaaaaacagtaggaacagccccccaaaaaatatatatatacattaagagtagaacaaagtgcggtggcatagaccaAAGTtaatcaattaatacagctttgtttatgcacatgtgtaaggtgaccgagatggtatgtgacttgtagtcaataaagtgcttagtgtttagtgcatgtcggtgtttagagttctgatggc contains the following coding sequences:
- the LOC116219730 gene encoding hatching enzyme 1.2-like, with product MTFHLSASSEFLMEGDLVVPRTRNALACWNNNCLWKKSSNGKVEVPYTVNSQFSSADQRKIQNAMATFNGRTCIQFVARSTQSDYISIENRDGCFSSLGRTGGKQVVSLQKSGCVYHGIIQHELNHALGFYHEQTRSDRDQYVKINWNYINPKMVYNFQKQKTNNLNTPYDYSSVMHYGRTAFTVQNGKETITPIPNSNVQIGQRQGMSTTDILRINKLYGCCEYDLLYDMVKHHITLRFLK